A genome region from Nocardiopsis exhalans includes the following:
- a CDS encoding 3-hydroxyacyl-CoA dehydrogenase — protein sequence MVQEFDKVGVVGLGTMGAGIAEVFARAGFNVVGVEIDQAALDRGRGHVDKSLSRAVSKGKLTEEERSAIESRLTFSTSREDLSDADFVIEAVPERMEIKRDLFSDLDRICPPGTILATNTSSLSVTEIAALTDRPEKVVGLHFFNPAPVMKLAEVITTVSTSPETVDVVTEVAKRIGKTPITIGDRGGFVANALLVPYINDGIRLYERGIATREEIDESVKKAAGLPMGPLTLADLVGLDICLAVMDVLWEEFRDPRYSASPLLRRMVTAGRLGRKTGQGFYGGKDEAPEPQRTSRLAQIVREEETLDLGEMLIAPQIDDAMRMIGDGYATAKDVDTAMRFGCGYPKGPTELLEERGAENVITTLVAMGEYSLTSVLVPAPLLMDMLPDAEEDSSHGGGGCACNG from the coding sequence ATGGTGCAGGAATTTGACAAGGTCGGCGTCGTAGGACTGGGCACGATGGGTGCGGGCATCGCTGAGGTGTTCGCCCGGGCCGGGTTCAACGTCGTCGGGGTCGAGATCGACCAGGCCGCCCTCGACCGCGGCCGTGGTCACGTGGACAAGTCCCTTTCGCGTGCGGTCAGCAAGGGCAAACTCACCGAGGAGGAGCGCTCGGCGATCGAGTCCCGCCTCACGTTCAGCACGTCCCGCGAGGACCTCTCGGACGCGGACTTCGTCATCGAGGCCGTCCCCGAGCGCATGGAGATCAAGCGCGATCTGTTCAGCGACCTCGACCGGATCTGCCCGCCCGGCACGATCCTGGCGACCAACACCTCATCGCTGTCGGTCACCGAGATCGCCGCGCTGACCGACCGCCCCGAGAAGGTCGTCGGTCTGCACTTCTTCAACCCGGCCCCGGTCATGAAGCTGGCCGAGGTCATCACCACCGTCTCCACCAGCCCCGAGACCGTCGACGTCGTCACCGAGGTCGCCAAGCGCATCGGCAAGACCCCGATCACGATCGGCGACCGCGGCGGCTTCGTCGCCAACGCGCTGCTGGTGCCCTACATCAACGACGGGATCCGCCTCTACGAGCGCGGGATCGCCACCCGTGAGGAGATCGACGAGTCCGTCAAGAAGGCCGCCGGCCTTCCGATGGGCCCGCTCACCCTCGCCGACCTGGTCGGCCTGGACATCTGCCTGGCCGTCATGGACGTGCTCTGGGAGGAGTTCCGCGACCCGCGCTACTCCGCCTCCCCGCTGCTGCGCCGCATGGTCACCGCGGGCCGGCTCGGCCGCAAGACCGGCCAGGGCTTCTACGGTGGCAAGGACGAGGCCCCCGAGCCCCAGCGCACCAGCCGCCTCGCCCAGATCGTGCGCGAGGAGGAGACCCTCGACCTGGGCGAGATGCTCATCGCGCCGCAGATCGACGACGCCATGCGCATGATCGGCGACGGCTACGCCACCGCCAAGGACGTCGACACCGCCATGCGGTTCGGCTGCGGCTACCCGAAGGGCCCGACCGAGCTCCTGGAGGAGCGCGGCGCGGAGAACGTCATCACCACCCTGGTGGCGATGGGCGAGTACAGTCTCACCAGCGTCCTGGTACCCGCCCCGCTGCTCATGGACATGCTCCCCGACGCCGAGGAGGACTCCTCCCACGGCGGCGGTGGCTGCGCCTGCAACGGCTGA
- the nucS gene encoding endonuclease NucS yields MRLVIARCSVDYAGRLTAHLPMAPRLILIKADGSVSIHADDRAFKPLNWMNPPCKLHEETVEDGPDVWTVTHSKSGEKLVLTMEEILHDSSHELGKDPGLQKDGVEAHLQELLAEHITTLGEGYTLIRREYPTAIGPVDILCRDGGNRTVAVELKRRGDIDGVEQLTRYLELLNRDPSLAPVTGVFAAQEIKPQAKVLAEDRGITCVVLDYDELRGIEPDTLRLF; encoded by the coding sequence GTGCGTCTTGTCATCGCGCGGTGCAGCGTCGACTATGCCGGCCGGCTCACCGCCCACCTGCCCATGGCTCCCCGCCTGATCCTGATCAAGGCCGACGGGAGCGTGTCCATTCACGCCGACGACCGGGCGTTCAAGCCGCTGAACTGGATGAACCCGCCGTGCAAGCTGCACGAGGAGACCGTCGAGGACGGTCCCGACGTGTGGACGGTCACGCACAGCAAATCCGGTGAGAAGCTCGTGCTGACCATGGAGGAGATCCTCCACGACTCCTCACACGAGCTCGGCAAGGACCCCGGTCTCCAGAAGGACGGCGTCGAGGCCCACCTCCAGGAGTTGCTCGCCGAACACATCACCACCCTCGGTGAGGGCTACACCCTCATCCGCCGCGAGTACCCCACCGCCATCGGGCCCGTGGACATCCTGTGCCGCGACGGCGGGAACAGGACCGTCGCGGTGGAGCTCAAACGGCGCGGGGACATCGACGGCGTCGAGCAGCTCACCCGCTACCTCGAACTCCTCAACCGGGACCCCTCCCTGGCCCCGGTGACCGGCGTGTTCGCGGCCCAGGAGATCAAACCCCAGGCCAAGGTCCTGGCAGAGGACCGCGGGATCACCTGCGTGGTCCTGGACTACGACGAACTACGCGGCATCGAGCCGGACACGCTGCGTCTTTTCTAG
- a CDS encoding ATP/GTP-binding protein → MSPRRNSPRRKAARGNNAPGGPPDEDALMLRITGGQRRETGPDGEWVTRRIPGAAATKVYRCPGCAQEIPTGMPHVVAWRPYGDGGDRRHWHSSCWERRSQRSPRSPRY, encoded by the coding sequence GTGAGCCCGCGCCGTAACAGCCCCCGCCGCAAAGCCGCCCGGGGCAACAACGCCCCCGGTGGTCCTCCTGACGAGGACGCCCTCATGTTGCGCATCACCGGAGGGCAGCGCAGAGAGACGGGGCCGGACGGTGAGTGGGTGACCCGCCGGATCCCCGGCGCCGCCGCCACCAAGGTCTACCGGTGCCCCGGCTGCGCCCAGGAGATCCCCACGGGCATGCCCCACGTCGTCGCCTGGCGCCCCTACGGCGACGGCGGCGACCGGCGCCACTGGCACTCCTCCTGCTGGGAGCGGCGTTCCCAGCGCTCTCCCAG
- a CDS encoding ABC transporter ATP-binding protein, whose amino-acid sequence MSDTVIEVNGLRKKYGDTEAVAGIDLSIRRGEIFSFLGPNGAGKTTAVEILEGFRHRDGGSARVLGEDPGKAGRAWRSRVGIVWQKETQVPKLPVRDVVRHFAGYYPLAHDPDEVVERVGLGPKAKELAESLSGGQRRRLDVALGMIGRPELLFLDEPTTGFDPKARREFWGLIRDLADGGTTVVLTTHYLEEAEELADRVCVIARGRIRAVDTPAALDGRASAEATVGWLEDGRRREIRTDEPTRAVSELAARFVGEVPELSVHRPTLEETYLGMIQDDEAEEAAV is encoded by the coding sequence ATGAGCGACACAGTGATCGAGGTCAACGGCCTCAGGAAGAAGTACGGCGACACCGAAGCCGTCGCCGGGATCGACCTGAGCATCCGACGGGGCGAGATCTTCTCCTTCCTCGGCCCCAACGGCGCCGGGAAGACCACCGCCGTGGAGATCCTGGAGGGCTTCCGCCACCGGGACGGCGGTAGCGCCCGGGTGCTGGGCGAGGACCCCGGGAAGGCAGGGCGCGCCTGGCGCTCACGGGTCGGCATCGTCTGGCAGAAGGAGACCCAGGTCCCCAAGTTGCCGGTGCGCGACGTCGTCCGGCACTTCGCGGGCTACTACCCGCTCGCGCACGACCCCGACGAGGTCGTCGAACGGGTCGGGCTCGGCCCCAAGGCCAAGGAGCTGGCCGAGTCCCTCTCCGGCGGGCAGCGCCGCCGCCTGGACGTGGCCCTGGGCATGATCGGCCGGCCCGAACTCCTCTTCCTGGACGAGCCGACCACCGGTTTCGACCCCAAGGCCCGTCGTGAGTTCTGGGGCCTGATCCGGGACCTGGCCGACGGCGGCACCACCGTCGTGCTCACCACGCACTACCTGGAGGAGGCCGAGGAGCTGGCCGACCGGGTGTGCGTGATCGCCCGTGGCCGTATCCGGGCCGTGGACACCCCCGCCGCGCTCGACGGGCGCGCCTCCGCCGAGGCGACGGTGGGCTGGTTGGAGGACGGCCGGCGCCGTGAGATCCGCACCGACGAACCCACCCGGGCCGTCTCGGAGCTGGCCGCGCGCTTCGTCGGGGAGGTCCCGGAGCTGAGCGTGCACCGCCCCACCCTCGAGGAGACCTACCTCGGGATGATCCAGGACGACGAGGCCGAGGAGGCCGCGGTATGA